The stretch of DNA AGTTCATCAAAAGCCCCGCTATATCGGCAAGCACAACCTTCTCCGTTTTCTCATCATTCTTGCTTTGCAGATAATCCTGCGTGCGCGGTTTTCTGCTCCCGATAGCGAATACCTTGTCGGCTCCTAGATGGATGGCCGAGCTGAGCGGAGAGATAAGCCTTATGCTTCCATCGCCGTAAAAATTGTCGTCGAGTTTCCGAGGGGGGAAGAAGAGCGGTATAGCGGTCGAGGCCATTATATGATCAACGGTCAAGCTGGTCCGCTTCGATATTCTTTGGCTCCTTTCCCAATCCTCGAACGGTAAATTGGAATCGAAAAATGTCATATTGGTGCCGGTGCGATAGTTCGTGGCGCTGATAGCCAATGCATCGATAACGCCGCGCTGAATATTCCTCTTTATTGTATGGAAATTTACCTCCCTCTCCAGCAGACTTCTCAGCGGCGCGGTATCCATCAGATAGTTCGCTTCGGATAGGCCAAGCCTCCCGCCAAGTACGAGATTCATGAGGAGCTTTACACCAAGAGATATGAGGGAGATGCCGTCCGAGCGAATGACCATATCTATTTTCAAGCCGCTCCAGAGCTTCCAAAGCCACTCCGAAGTCTTTCGGAAATCGTACGCGCCATACGCAAGCGCAGCTCCATTAACGGCCCCCGCGGAAACTCCGGTGATTATCTTAAATGGAATTTCCTTGCTGTCGGTCATTTCGGAAACCGCCTTTATTACGCCTGTCTGGTAAGCTGTGCGCGCTCCGCCACCGACAAGTACAAGCCCGGATTTACTCATTTGCTTCTCTCCGAAAAATGTCGTTAACGCTGACGAATTATACGATTTAAA from Nitrospinota bacterium encodes:
- a CDS encoding patatin-like phospholipase family protein, yielding MSKSGLVLVGGGARTAYQTGVIKAVSEMTDSKEIPFKIITGVSAGAVNGAALAYGAYDFRKTSEWLWKLWSGLKIDMVIRSDGISLISLGVKLLMNLVLGGRLGLSEANYLMDTAPLRSLLEREVNFHTIKRNIQRGVIDALAISATNYRTGTNMTFFDSNLPFEDWERSQRISKRTSLTVDHIMASTAIPLFFPPRKLDDNFYGDGSIRLISPLSSAIHLGADKVFAIGSRKPRTQDYLQSKNDEKTEKVVLADIAGLLMNSIFLDSLDSDIERMERVNRTISRMNQFSRASHPDNLREVPLLVIRPSRDLGKLASQQFHRFPFMMRHLLSGIGVSEKSGRELLSYLSFDTNYTTILLNLGYCDALEKEKEIREFLKY